A stretch of the Pseudomonas sp. ACM7 genome encodes the following:
- a CDS encoding serralysin family metalloprotease: MSKVKDNAIDTAEQAFQPLQALAASSSAFNQINSFSHQYDRGGNLTVNGKPSFSVDQAATQLLRDGAAYQDKDGSGKIELTYTFLTSASSSTMNKHGITGFSQFSAQQKGQAVLAMQSWADVANVTFTDKATGGDGHMTFGNYSGGQDGAAAFAYLPGTGAGYDGTSWYLTNSSYTPNKTPDLNNYGQQTLTHEIGHTLGLAHPGDYNAGEGAPTYNDASYGQDTRGYSVMSYWSESNTSQNFSKGGVEAYSSGPLMDDIAAIQKLYGANTTTRTGDTTYGFNSNAGRDFLSATSSSDKVVFSVWDAGGKDTLDFSGFTQNQKINLNEASFSDVGGLVGNVSIAKGVTVENAIGGSGNDLLIGNSVSNELKGGAGNDILFGAGGADKLWGGAGSDTFVFAASSDSKPGAVDQILDFVSGLDKIDLTGITNGAGLHFVNSFTGAAGDAVLTSSGGNSLLSVDFSGHGVADFLVSTVGQAAYSDIAA, from the coding sequence ATGTCGAAAGTAAAAGACAACGCTATTGATACCGCCGAACAGGCGTTCCAGCCACTGCAAGCATTGGCTGCATCCAGTTCTGCGTTCAACCAGATCAATAGCTTCAGCCATCAGTATGATCGGGGCGGTAACCTTACGGTCAATGGCAAACCCTCCTTCTCCGTCGACCAGGCAGCTACCCAGTTGCTGCGCGATGGCGCTGCCTACCAAGACAAGGACGGCAGCGGCAAAATCGAACTCACCTACACGTTCCTGACCTCGGCGTCGTCGAGCACCATGAACAAGCACGGGATTACCGGGTTCAGCCAGTTCAGCGCTCAGCAGAAAGGCCAGGCTGTGCTTGCCATGCAATCCTGGGCCGATGTGGCCAATGTCACGTTCACCGACAAGGCCACGGGCGGCGACGGTCACATGACCTTCGGCAACTACAGCGGCGGTCAGGATGGTGCAGCGGCCTTCGCCTATCTGCCTGGCACGGGTGCGGGTTACGACGGTACTTCCTGGTACCTGACCAACAGCAGCTACACGCCAAACAAAACGCCGGACCTGAACAATTACGGCCAGCAAACCCTGACCCACGAAATCGGTCACACCCTGGGCCTGGCCCATCCTGGCGACTACAACGCCGGCGAGGGCGCTCCGACCTACAACGACGCGTCCTACGGGCAAGACACCCGCGGTTACAGCGTCATGAGCTACTGGAGTGAAAGCAATACCAGCCAGAACTTCAGCAAGGGCGGCGTCGAAGCCTATTCGTCCGGTCCGCTGATGGACGATATCGCGGCCATCCAAAAGCTCTACGGCGCCAACACCACCACCCGTACCGGTGACACCACTTACGGCTTCAACTCCAACGCCGGGCGCGACTTCCTGAGCGCGACTTCGTCGTCGGACAAGGTTGTGTTTTCGGTATGGGATGCGGGCGGCAAGGACACCCTGGACTTCTCCGGTTTCACCCAGAACCAGAAAATCAACCTCAATGAGGCCTCGTTCTCCGACGTTGGCGGCCTGGTGGGTAACGTGTCCATCGCCAAGGGCGTCACCGTCGAGAACGCTATCGGCGGTTCGGGTAACGACCTGCTGATCGGCAACAGCGTGTCCAACGAACTGAAGGGCGGTGCCGGCAACGACATCCTCTTCGGCGCGGGCGGTGCGGACAAACTGTGGGGTGGCGCCGGTTCGGATACCTTCGTGTTCGCGGCCAGCAGCGATTCCAAACCCGGTGCTGTCGACCAGATCCTCGATTTTGTCAGCGGCCTGGACAAGATCGACCTGACCGGTATCACCAACGGCGCAGGCCTGCATTTCGTGAACTCGTTCACCGGTGCGGCAGGCGATGCGGTGTTGACCTCTTCGGGTGGCAACAGCCTGTTGTCGGTGGACTTCTCCGGGCATGGCGTGGCTGATTTCCTGGTCAGCACCGTGGGTCAGGCGGCTTACTCCGACATCGCTGCGTAA